Genomic segment of Cronobacter dublinensis subsp. dublinensis LMG 23823:
TGATCGAACAATTTTTCCAGACTTTCAAGCGTGCTGATTTTACGAAACTTTAATAAATAATCCTGAACGGTCATGTTAATGGATATCCGCGCAATAAATAATAAGGAGAATTCGCCAGAAAGGCGGGCCGGGTAAAGAATAAACGCAAAAACGAGGTTATGCAGGTTTAATAAAAGCCTGAATAACATTTAAGAGTTTTCCTTGAGAATTAACGCAGGCCCGACGCCTTAAGAGGCAAAAGAGTAACGCGCTTCGTTAACGCTGGCAATATCCCGGCGCGACCTCACCCCCGTCTTTTTACGACAATATGTAAATGCGCTTTACCCATGCTGCGCCAGGCGGCTGGCCGCGCCGCGCGCCGCGACGGCCTGCCATTTCCAGGGGTTTTTCTTCATCGCCCGGGCGTGCTTATCTTTTATTCACTGTTTTTTGTGCGCCAATAATAGCGCGATAAACGCCACGTTATTTCTTTTAAGTCGTGTTGCTTATTTCACCAAAACATTAATTCGCTCACGTAAGACCCGCTCCGTAGTGAGCGAGCGCATTTATGACAATAGGATTGTTTTGGCGAAAAATGCGCTTAAGAGCGTCAGAAAACTGATGAAAATTCTGAAATAAACCGTTTATTTACGGTGCGTGAGGAAACCGTTGAGGGACGCTTGCGAATGGTGTCAAATACCACGGTTAACTCAGCAGAGGAATGAACATGAACGATATCGTCCGGGTGGGATTAATCGGCTACGGCTACGCCAGCAAAACCTTTCATGCGCCGCTTATCGCCGGTACGCCAGGCATGGAACTTGCCGCAGTTTCCAGCAGCGACGCCGCTAAAGTGCATGCCGACTGGCCAGGTGTGCCGGTGGTCTCAGACCCCAAACAGCTGTTCAACGATCCGCATCTCGATCTCATTGTCATTCCCACGCCGAATGATACCCACTTCCCGCTGGCGAAAGCGGCCCTCGAAGCCGGTAAACATGTGGTGGTCGATAAGCCCTTTACCGTCACGCTGTCGCAGGCGCGTGAGCTGGAAACCATTGCGAAAAGCCTTGGTCTGGTGCTCTCGGTCTTTCACAACCGCCGCTGGGACAGCGATTTCCTGACGCTTAAGCAGATCATCGCCGAAGGGCAAATCGGCGAAATCGCCTATTTCGAATCTCATTTTGACCGCTTTCGTCCGCAGGTGCGCGACCGCTGGCGCGAACAGGCAGGGCCGGGCAGCGGCATCTGGTACGATCTGGCGCCGCACCTGTTAGACCAGGCGGTGCAGTTGTTCGGGCTGCCGGTGAGCATTTATGTGGATCTGGCCGAACTGCGCCCGAGCGCGCAGGCGACGGACTACTTCCACGCGGTGCTGGCCTACCCGGAGCGGCGTGTCGTGCTGCACGGCACTATGCTGGCGGCGGGTGAATCGGCGCGTTATATCGTTCACGGCACCCGCGGCAGCTATGTAAAATTCGGACTCGATCCGCAGGAAGAAAGCCTGAAATCCGGCGTGCGCCCGCCGCAGGAAAACTGGGGTTATGACATGCGCGACGGCGTACTGACGCTTGCGAGCGGCGATATGCTGGATGAACAGACGCTTCTCACGGTGCCCGGCAACTATCCGGCTTACTACGCGGGCGTGCGTAGCGCCATTCGCGGCGAAGGCGAGAACCCGGTGCCGGCGAGCCAGGCGATTGTGGTAATGGAGCTTATCGAGGCGGGTATTGAATCCGCGAAGCGCCGCGCCGCGGTCTGCCTGCGCGGCTAAACGTTAACGCCCCGGCGTGAGCCGTCGGGGCGTTTTGCTGCTTCCCGTCGTTACATTCCCTCAACGGCACCTCACGCGCCGGCACCGTTTTACCCGCATCGCTCGCCAGGATCGGCTTTTTGTTGCAAAGTAGATTGACCTGCAACAGAACAAGGAACTGACAATGAGCTGGCTGAAGCGCCTGAAAATCGACACATTTTTACTGATTATGATAGGCGTCGTGATCGTCGCGTCGCTGTTTCCGTGCGAAGGGCGCGTTAAAACGGCATTCGAATATCTCACCACGGCCGCCATTGCGCTGCTGTTCTTTATGCACGGGGCGAAGCTCTCACGCGAGGCGATTCTGGCCGGGATGGGCCACTGGCGGTTGCATCTGGTGGTGTTTATCAGCACCTTTCTGGTGTTCCCGCTGCTGGGTCTGGCGATGCAGTTTATTCCGCACAGCGTGCTGCCGCCGTCGCTCTATATGGGCTTTCTCTATCTCTGTGCGCTGCCCGCGACGGTACAGTCGGCCATCGCCTTTACATCTGTGGCGCGCGGCAACGTGGCGGCGGCGGTGTGCAGCGCCTCGGCGTCCAGTATTCTGGGGATTTTTCTCTCGCCGGTGCTGGTCGGCGTGATGATGCAGGCTCAGCAGGGCGATACCAATACGCTCGATGCCATTGGCAAAATCGTGCTGCAACTGATGGTGCCGTTTGTGATTGGCCATCTCTCGCGCCCGCTGATTGGCCGCTGGGTCGACAGGCATAAAAAGCTTATCGGCATGACCGACCGCTCCTCAATATTGCTGGTGGTTTATGTCGCGTTCAGCGAGGCAGTGGTGCAGGGGATCTGGCATCAGGTGACCGGTATGGCGCTGCTCGCGGTGGTTGTGCTGTCGCTGGTGCTGCTGGCCATTGTGCTGGTGATCAACGTCTGGTCGGCGCGGCTGCTCGGCTTTAATAAAGAAGATGAGATTACCATCGTCTTTTGCGGCTCCAAGAAGAGCCTTGCGAACGGCGTGCCGATGGCCAACGTGCTGTTTCCGGCAAGCCAGGTGGGGATCATGGTGCTGCCGCTGATGATTTTCCATCAGATCCAGCTGATGGTCTGTGCGGTCATGGCGCAGCGTTACGCCCGACGCCATGAACAAAAAGCAGGCCAGAAGGCCTCAGCCTCCTGACCTGGCGGCGCGGCTCAGGCCGCGCTGACTTTCGCTATCAGCGCCTGTTTTTCCGCCTCCGTGAGGAAGGCGATTTTCAGGCCGTTCTCCTGCGCGGTGCGGATCTGCGCCGCGCTCAGGCCTGCCGCAGGTGCCGCAACCTGATACTCATGGCCGATATCCACGCCCTGAACACCCGGATCGTCGGTATTAAGGGTGGCGAGAATGTTATGCTCGAGGAACGTCTTCAGCGGGTGATGCGCGAGTGACGCCACCGTGCTGGTCTGAATATTGGACGTCAGGCACGACTCAATGCCAATGCCCTGTTCGGCCAGAAAATCCATCAGCGCCGGATCTTCCACCGCTTTCACGCCGTGGCCGATACGCTCGGCGCCCAGCTCGCGAATTGCCTGCCAGATGCTCTCCGGGCCTGCGGCTTCACCGGCGTGAACGGTGATGTGCCAGCCCGCGTCGCGTCCGCGGTTAAAGTGGTTGAGGAACAGGCTGCCGGGGAAGCCCAGCTCATCGCCTGCCAGATCCAGCGCGGTGATGTGGTCGCGGTGCGCCAGCAGGCTGTCGAGTTCCGCCACGCAGGCTTCTTCGCCGAAGGTGCGGCTCAGAATGCCGATCAGACGGGCTTCAACGCCGAAATCGCGGCTGCCCTGACGCACGCCGTCGATAACGGCGTCCACCACGCCCGCCACCGGCAGCTGGTGCGTCATCGCCATATAGCCTGGCGAGAAACGCAGCTCCACGTAATGCAGGCCGTTGCGCGCGGCGTCTTCCATATTTTCATACGCCACGCGGCGGCAGGCGTCTAACGAGCCGAGCACTTTTACGCCCCAGTCGAGTTTAGCGAGGAAGCTCACCAGATCCGGTTCGTTTTTGGTGATCTGCACGTGCGGGCGCAGCGTCTCCAGCGTATCGGCGGGCAGGGCGAGATTAAACTGGCGGCCGAGGTCGAGGATGGTCTGCGCGCGGATGTTGCCGTCGAGATGGCGGTGAAGGTCGGTAAGGGGAAGGCGGGTATCAATCATGATGGCACTCTTTTTTAGAATAAAGTGCAGACCATTATAAAAATATTTGCGACAGGAAAGCTACGTTGCGCAACAAAAGAGGGGCCGAAACAGCCCCTTTTGCCTCTAAAGTGAGCGAATTGCGCAAATAAGCCGCTCGACGCCCTGCTCAAGTTTGCTGCGCGCGCATCCGACGTTCAGTCGAATAAAGCCGCGCCCCGCCTCGCCATAGGTGTAGCCGGGCATAATGGCGACCTTTTCGCGCGTAATTAGCGCCTGCTGTAAGGCGTCGTCGTCAATACCGAGAGGGCGCAGATCCAGCCAGGCGAGATAGGTCGCCTCGGGCAGCTGCCAGTGAAGTTGCGCAAACGCGTCGTTCAGCCGCTGCGCCACGAAACGCAGGTTCTCCGAAAGGTAGTCCCGCAACGCATCAAGCCAGGGCGCGCCCTCGCGGTAGGCGGCGATATGCGCCACCAGCGATAGCACGGCAGGCGATGACAGCCCGTCGCGGCCTTTTAGCGCCTGCAGATACGCGCTGCGGTCTTCCTCGTGCGCGATAAGCCCCCACGCGCCGGTCAGCGCCGGAATGTTAAAGCTCTTGGACGCCGACGAGAACAGCGCCCAGCGTCCCAGCCCGACCTCGCACCAGGGCGTGTGCTGCCCCTGCCAGACCATATCCATATGGATTTCATCGCTGATGACCCGCACGTCGTGGCGCGCGCAGAGCGCGGCCATCGCCTCCAGCTCGTCGCGCCGCCAGACTTTACCGGTCGGGTTGTGCGGGCTGCACAACAGCATGATTTTACACGTCGGGCGCGCCAGCCGGGCTTCCAGCGCGCTCATATCGCACTGCCAGCCCGTGTCGGTCAGCGCGAGCGGGGCGCTCAGCACCCGCCGCCCGTTGCCTTCGATGGCCTTCGGGAAGGCGTCATAGGCAGGCGTGTGGACAAGCACCTCGTCGCCCGGCGCGGACCACTGACGGATCAGTTGCGACACCATATAGATAACCGACGGCCCGTAGACCAGCGTCTGCGGCGCAATCTGGCTGCCAAAGCGCGTGGCGTACCAGTGCGCCACCGCGCCGGTGAAATCCGGGGTTTGCCAGCGGCTGTAGCCGAGCACGCCGTGGGCGAGCCGCGTCGATACCGCCTCAAGCACGCAGGGCGCGGTCGGGAAATCCATATCCGAGATAGTAAAGGGCAGCAGATCGTCCACGCCGAAACGGTCGGCCACGTAATCCCACTGGGTACACCAGGTGCCGCGGCGATCCACGGCCTGTGAAAAATCGAACATGTTGCCTCCCGTGCTCATGCCTGAACCGAATGCATCAGGCTGTCCATTTCATCTTTTACCGACTGCACCTGCGGGCCTATCACCACCTGCAGATTGTGCTGGTTGAGCTGTACCACGCCGATGGCGCGGTTGGCTTTGAGCGCGGCGCTGTCCACAAGCGACATCTCTTTCACTGTGAGGCGCAGACGCGTAATGCAGTTATCCAGCGACGTGATATTTTCAGCGCCGCCCAGCGCTTTCAGGATAGCGGGCACGTCATAACCCGATTTGCCCGTCACGCCTGGCGTGGCGACGCCTGCCGTCGGGCTTTCAGCCTCGCGGCCCGGCGTTTTAATGTTAAAGCGGGCAATGGCGAAGCGGAAAATGGCGTAATAGACCGCGAACCAGACGCCCGCCACCACTGGCACCCAGTACCATTTGGTTGACAGCCCGTGCAGCACGCCGAACACCACGAAGTCGATAATATTGCCGTCGGTGTTGCCGATAGTCACCCCGAGCAGCGCCATCAGCGTAAAACCCAGCCCGGTCAGCAGCGCGTGGATGAGATAGAGCGCAGGCGCCACAAACAGGAACAGGAATTCCAGCGGTTCCGTGGTGCCGCCCACCACGCAGGCGATCACGCCGGAAATTAACAGCCCTTTAATTTTATGCCGGTTCTCCGGGCGCGCGCAGTGGTACATCGCCAGCGCCGCTCCTGGCAGGCCGCCCAGGAATGCCGGCATTTTGCCCTGCGAGAGGAAGCGCGTCGCGCTTTCGGCAAAGCCATGCGAGGTCGGGCAGTTGAGCTGCGCCTGGAAGATAGTCAACGCGCCAGAAACGCTCTGCCCGCAGACATCCAGCGTGCCGCCAGCCTCCGTAAAGCGAATAAGCGCCACCAGAATATGCTGCAAACCGAACGGCAGCAGCAGGCGCTCGCCGGTGCCGAAAATCATCGGCGCAAAGCTCCCGGCGCTGTTGATAAGCCAGCCCAGCCCGGTAATGCCTTTGGCGAAAAACGGCCAGATCAGCGGGATCGTCAGCCCGACCAGCCCCATCACCACGGTGGTGACAATCGGCACAAAGCGCGTGCCGCCAAAGAACGCCAGCGCGTCCGGCAGGCGCACCTTGTGAAAACGCTCATGCAGCAGCCAGACGATGACGCCCGCGATCACCGCACCCAGAATGCCGGTGTCGATAGACTGAATGCCGAGTACCGACTGCACGTTGTTGGCTTTCAAAAGCGCGGCGTCCTGAGTCGGTAAAATGCCTTTGGCGGTCAGCCAGAAATTGACCGCGAGGTTCATGACCGCATAACCGACAAACCCGGCAAATGCCGCCACGCCTTTATTCTCACGCGCCAGCCCCAGCGGAATGGCGATACAGAACATCACCGGCAGGAAACTGAACGCGAACGAGCCCATTTTGCTCATCCAGATGAAAATGAGCTGCAACACGCCGTTACCGAGAAACGGCATCAGCGTAATAACGTCATGGCTGCTAAGCGAACTGCCGATGCCCATCAGAATGCCGCAAAACGACAGTAGCGCCACCGGCAACATAAACGTTTTGCCGAGCTGCTGCATAAACCCCCACAGCGTGATTTTTTGTACCGTATTCGCCGTCATAAACGACTCCTCGCGTTAAATGATCCCATCGCCTGAACGAAGGATCGCAAGATAAAACGTTTTACCAAAGTTTAATGCGCGTTGAATCACAGAACATTACCCAGGCCTGACGGCTATAATATCCGTTCAGGTAAAAGGTTTTATCTAGCTGTTGCGGAGCAAAAGCGTAGTCAATGACACAGGCGAAAAGAATCACTATCAATGATGTCGCGCAGGCGGCGGGGGTCTCGGTTGCCACCGTGTCGCTGGTGCTGAGCGGCAAAGGACGCATCTCGAGCGCGACCGGGCAGCGGGTGAACGACGCCATTGAGCAGTTAGGGTTTGTGCGCAACCGGCAGGCGTCGGCGCTGCGCGGCGGGCCGAGCGGCGTCATCGGGCTGATTGTGCGCGATCTCACCACGCCGTTTTATGCCGAACTGACCGCCGGGCTCTCCGAAGCGCTGGAGGCGCAGGGAAGAGTGCTGTTTTTGCTGCAGGGCGGGCGCGACGAGGCGCAGATGCAGCGCTGTCTCGATACGCTGCTCGACCAGGGCGTGGACGGCGTTGTGGTGGCAGGCGGCGGCGGGCAGGGCGCGGCATGGCAGGCGCAGGCTCGCGGACGCGGCATTCCGCTGCTGTTCGCCTCGCGCGCCAGCCATCACGATGAAGTGGACACGGTACGGCCGGATAACCAACAGGCGGCGCGGTTGGTGACCGAGCATCTTATCCGGCGTGGCCATCAGCGCATCGCCTGGCTCGGCGGCGCGAGCTCATCGCTCACCCGCGCCGAACGGCTCGGCGGCTACTGCGCGACGCTGTTGCAATACGGGTTGCCATTTCACAGCGAATGGATAGTCGAGTGCCCGGCGGGGCAAAAACCGGCGGCGGAAGCCATTAGCGAACTGCTGCGCGTTAACCCAACCATCACCGCCGTGCTTTGCCATAACAGCACCGTCGCGATGGGCGCGTGGTTTGGCCTGATGCGCGCCGGGCGGCAGAGCGGCGAGGCGGGGTATGAGAGCTATTTTGAAAACAGCGTCACGCTGGCGGCGTTCGCTGACGTGCCGGAAGAGCGGCTTGATGAGGTTCCGCTGACGTGGGTAACGACGCCCGCGCGCGAAATGGGCCACTGTGTGGCGGAGCGTATCCTGCAGCGCATTCAGCACGGCGATGAACAGACGGGGAGCCTTATACTGGGCCCGCGGCTGGTGGCGTACCGTTAAGACGCACCAATAAAAAACGGCCTCCGCAGAGGCCGTTTCGCATTACTGCTGCGGGACAGAGAGCGCAGGGGCTTGCGGCGCAGGCGCCGCACCCGGCGCGCCTTGCTCTGGCATCGCCTCCGGCTCTGGCGCGCCAAGACCGGCCATACCGAACATGCCGATAAAGTCTGCCAGCGGCATTTTCTGCCCGTTCAGGTTCACCTGACCGTTTGCGTACTGCAGGCTGGTCACGATGCTGTTGTCCTGCATGGTGGTGATACGGAACATCTGGCCCATCGCCGCCAGGCCTTTCACCTGCTGGCCCGCCAGTTTCTCGGCGTCTGCCTGCTGGTAGCCTTCCAGTTTCGCCACCTGGGTCATCATCTCGGTCGCCATATCCACCGGAATAACCAGTTTGCTGTCGAGACTTTTCACGACGCGATCCAGTTGCTCTTCCGGGGTGTTTTGCGCGGCACTCACCGGTGTCTGGCTCGGATCTTTCAGGAACAGCGACAGGTTAAAGGTGCTTTCGCCTTTAGCGTTTTTCCAGCTCAGCGGCGCGATGGTAACGACCGGGTTGCCTTTCAGCAGCAGCGGCAGGGAAGAGACGAGGATCTCGGTCGCCTGCTGCTGGTATTGCTCTGGATTGTCCATAATGCCCGGCTGCGCCATCAGCGCGCGGCTGCGCTCGTTATACTGCTGGCTGAACTGGTGCCACGCCTGGCCGTCGATGTTGCCGATTTTCAGCGTCATCTTGCCGCTGCCGAGATCCTGATTCTGCACCTTCAGGCTTTTCATGACGTAATCCATCTGGCTGTCGATGCTCTTGCCATCTTTCGCCACGTCAGATTTGCCGTTCAGGCTGATGCCCTCAAGCAGCGCCATCTCCTGGCCTTCAATCGCGACCGCCAGTTTTTCAAGGGTCAGCTTCTGCTCGCCGACGCGCTCTTTAAAGCTGGTCATTTTCGTGTTGCCGTCGGCCTTCAGGCCGTTGAAGGTCAGCTGCACGCGCTGGCCATATTCGTTAACGGCGTTAACCAGACCGCTGTCCGCTTCGCCTTTCAGGCTCACGTCGTTGCCGTCTTTATCGGCGTCAAGCTGGAAGTCGCCGCCGCTGAACGCCACTTTTTCTTCTGGGGTCTCGTAGTTCAGCGCCTGCAGCTTGATGTCGCTGGAGGTTGCGCCGCCGTAGCCGATGCGGGTTTGTACGTCCGCGAAGGATTGACCTTTCGCCATCGCAAACAGCGCTTTGGTGGTGTCGTTATTTACAAGCGTGGTGTGCACTGACGCCATCGCCGGCAGGATATTCAGCTTTTTGAGATCGGCTAACGGGAACGGGCCGTGGCTCACCACCTGATCCAGAACGACGCTCTGACCCGGCTTCAGCAGCGATTCCTGCTGGCCCGCCGCGGGCTTCACCACCAGTTGCAGATGGCTGCTGAACAGGCCGCGCTGGTAGTCCTGGTAGCCAAGCTCAAGCCCGGCCTGCGGCGCGCTGAGCTTAAGCTGCGCGTTCGCCTCGGCCACCATCTCGCCGACATGTTTCTCAAACTGCTTACCGGTGTACCACGCGCCACCCGTCCAGATAACCCCGAGAGCGACAATCACGCCCACGGCGACCAGCGATTTTTTCATAGTTCAGTTCCCTTAAAACGAAGCCAGACGGCGGTCCGTCTGGCGTGACTGGTAAAGATGCAACCAAGCTTAGCAATCCTTGCTTAAAAGATCAGTAACTTAGTTGAGCTTATTATAGACGCGCGCGAGACGTCCCACGCCGCTCACGCTGACCGGCGATTCGTTCGCCGCCACGAAGGCGGATTCGCCCGGTTTCAGCGTCAGGCGCTGGTCGCCTTTGCT
This window contains:
- the add gene encoding adenosine deaminase gives rise to the protein MIDTRLPLTDLHRHLDGNIRAQTILDLGRQFNLALPADTLETLRPHVQITKNEPDLVSFLAKLDWGVKVLGSLDACRRVAYENMEDAARNGLHYVELRFSPGYMAMTHQLPVAGVVDAVIDGVRQGSRDFGVEARLIGILSRTFGEEACVAELDSLLAHRDHITALDLAGDELGFPGSLFLNHFNRGRDAGWHITVHAGEAAGPESIWQAIRELGAERIGHGVKAVEDPALMDFLAEQGIGIESCLTSNIQTSTVASLAHHPLKTFLEHNILATLNTDDPGVQGVDIGHEYQVAAPAAGLSAAQIRTAQENGLKIAFLTEAEKQALIAKVSAA
- a CDS encoding Mal regulon transcriptional regulator MalI, with the protein product MTQAKRITINDVAQAAGVSVATVSLVLSGKGRISSATGQRVNDAIEQLGFVRNRQASALRGGPSGVIGLIVRDLTTPFYAELTAGLSEALEAQGRVLFLLQGGRDEAQMQRCLDTLLDQGVDGVVVAGGGGQGAAWQAQARGRGIPLLFASRASHHDEVDTVRPDNQQAARLVTEHLIRRGHQRIAWLGGASSSLTRAERLGGYCATLLQYGLPFHSEWIVECPAGQKPAAEAISELLRVNPTITAVLCHNSTVAMGAWFGLMRAGRQSGEAGYESYFENSVTLAAFADVPEERLDEVPLTWVTTPAREMGHCVAERILQRIQHGDEQTGSLILGPRLVAYR
- the malX gene encoding maltose/glucose-specific PTS transporter subunit IIBC, whose product is MTANTVQKITLWGFMQQLGKTFMLPVALLSFCGILMGIGSSLSSHDVITLMPFLGNGVLQLIFIWMSKMGSFAFSFLPVMFCIAIPLGLARENKGVAAFAGFVGYAVMNLAVNFWLTAKGILPTQDAALLKANNVQSVLGIQSIDTGILGAVIAGVIVWLLHERFHKVRLPDALAFFGGTRFVPIVTTVVMGLVGLTIPLIWPFFAKGITGLGWLINSAGSFAPMIFGTGERLLLPFGLQHILVALIRFTEAGGTLDVCGQSVSGALTIFQAQLNCPTSHGFAESATRFLSQGKMPAFLGGLPGAALAMYHCARPENRHKIKGLLISGVIACVVGGTTEPLEFLFLFVAPALYLIHALLTGLGFTLMALLGVTIGNTDGNIIDFVVFGVLHGLSTKWYWVPVVAGVWFAVYYAIFRFAIARFNIKTPGREAESPTAGVATPGVTGKSGYDVPAILKALGGAENITSLDNCITRLRLTVKEMSLVDSAALKANRAIGVVQLNQHNLQVVIGPQVQSVKDEMDSLMHSVQA
- a CDS encoding MalY/PatB family protein, with product MFDFSQAVDRRGTWCTQWDYVADRFGVDDLLPFTISDMDFPTAPCVLEAVSTRLAHGVLGYSRWQTPDFTGAVAHWYATRFGSQIAPQTLVYGPSVIYMVSQLIRQWSAPGDEVLVHTPAYDAFPKAIEGNGRRVLSAPLALTDTGWQCDMSALEARLARPTCKIMLLCSPHNPTGKVWRRDELEAMAALCARHDVRVISDEIHMDMVWQGQHTPWCEVGLGRWALFSSASKSFNIPALTGAWGLIAHEEDRSAYLQALKGRDGLSSPAVLSLVAHIAAYREGAPWLDALRDYLSENLRFVAQRLNDAFAQLHWQLPEATYLAWLDLRPLGIDDDALQQALITREKVAIMPGYTYGEAGRGFIRLNVGCARSKLEQGVERLICAIRSL
- a CDS encoding YdgA family protein is translated as MKKSLVAVGVIVALGVIWTGGAWYTGKQFEKHVGEMVAEANAQLKLSAPQAGLELGYQDYQRGLFSSHLQLVVKPAAGQQESLLKPGQSVVLDQVVSHGPFPLADLKKLNILPAMASVHTTLVNNDTTKALFAMAKGQSFADVQTRIGYGGATSSDIKLQALNYETPEEKVAFSGGDFQLDADKDGNDVSLKGEADSGLVNAVNEYGQRVQLTFNGLKADGNTKMTSFKERVGEQKLTLEKLAVAIEGQEMALLEGISLNGKSDVAKDGKSIDSQMDYVMKSLKVQNQDLGSGKMTLKIGNIDGQAWHQFSQQYNERSRALMAQPGIMDNPEQYQQQATEILVSSLPLLLKGNPVVTIAPLSWKNAKGESTFNLSLFLKDPSQTPVSAAQNTPEEQLDRVVKSLDSKLVIPVDMATEMMTQVAKLEGYQQADAEKLAGQQVKGLAAMGQMFRITTMQDNSIVTSLQYANGQVNLNGQKMPLADFIGMFGMAGLGAPEPEAMPEQGAPGAAPAPQAPALSVPQQ
- a CDS encoding oxidoreductase, with translation MNDIVRVGLIGYGYASKTFHAPLIAGTPGMELAAVSSSDAAKVHADWPGVPVVSDPKQLFNDPHLDLIVIPTPNDTHFPLAKAALEAGKHVVVDKPFTVTLSQARELETIAKSLGLVLSVFHNRRWDSDFLTLKQIIAEGQIGEIAYFESHFDRFRPQVRDRWREQAGPGSGIWYDLAPHLLDQAVQLFGLPVSIYVDLAELRPSAQATDYFHAVLAYPERRVVLHGTMLAAGESARYIVHGTRGSYVKFGLDPQEESLKSGVRPPQENWGYDMRDGVLTLASGDMLDEQTLLTVPGNYPAYYAGVRSAIRGEGENPVPASQAIVVMELIEAGIESAKRRAAVCLRG
- a CDS encoding bile acid:sodium symporter family protein produces the protein MSWLKRLKIDTFLLIMIGVVIVASLFPCEGRVKTAFEYLTTAAIALLFFMHGAKLSREAILAGMGHWRLHLVVFISTFLVFPLLGLAMQFIPHSVLPPSLYMGFLYLCALPATVQSAIAFTSVARGNVAAAVCSASASSILGIFLSPVLVGVMMQAQQGDTNTLDAIGKIVLQLMVPFVIGHLSRPLIGRWVDRHKKLIGMTDRSSILLVVYVAFSEAVVQGIWHQVTGMALLAVVVLSLVLLAIVLVINVWSARLLGFNKEDEITIVFCGSKKSLANGVPMANVLFPASQVGIMVLPLMIFHQIQLMVCAVMAQRYARRHEQKAGQKASAS